From Lycium ferocissimum isolate CSIRO_LF1 chromosome 12, AGI_CSIRO_Lferr_CH_V1, whole genome shotgun sequence, one genomic window encodes:
- the LOC132039055 gene encoding uncharacterized protein LOC132039055 — protein MVNSQFQVLGKDQKLPVDDVLARMGISIVSNWSCCSQPQQETLEHIFLTGDYAAAVWKVFTDAAGIQGPFVQGWYKCNSDGASKGNPGPSSAGFCVRDSLGDFIYATTRRVGDISCLVAEAKAMYDGLVYGVTNQLLPLYVESDSLSLVKMVEGTLCFANFMELPAAAKRMVNIDKMQMPSFRFKPVFAREPD, from the exons ATGGTAAATTCACAGTTTCAAGTGCTTGGAAAAGATCAG AAGCTCCCAGTGGATGATGTACTTGCAAGAATGGGGATATCCATAGTATCTAATTGGAGTTGTTGCTCCCAACCACAACAAGAAACTTTGGAACATATTTTCCTAACAGGAGACTATGCAGCAGCAGTGTGGAAAGTTTTTACAGATGCAGCTGGTATTCAAGGACCTTTTGTGCAG GGTTGGTATAAGTGTAATAGTGATGGAGCATCTAAAGGAAATCCTGGCCCCAGCTCAGCAGGCTTTTGTGTTAGAGACAGTCTTGGAGATTTTATATATGCCACCACAAGGAGAGTGGGAGATATAAGCTGTCTAGTTGCTGAAGCTAAGGCAATGTATGATGGTTTGGTTTATGGTGTAACTAACCAGCTATTGCCTCTTTATGTTGAGTCTGATTCTTTGAGCTTAGTGAAGATGGTAGAAG GTACATTATGCTTTGCTAACTTCATGGAGTTACCAGCAGCTGCCAAAAGGATGGTAAACATTGACAAAATGCAGATGCCATCCTTCAGATTCAAGCCAGTGTTTGCTAGAGAGCCTGACTGA